From a region of the Primulina eburnea isolate SZY01 chromosome 7, ASM2296580v1, whole genome shotgun sequence genome:
- the LOC140835892 gene encoding uncharacterized protein: MDKGSEDGSIHHHHHLRRRGRRHIQQQNIFLPMFCRLSIKDVRPNQTKNRSDVPKPATISSTVQLKRNKTVTGFPSAAVVTRTPTSNNLQSHRRSTKKCASSESLVPKATTITTCTTNPAVGVSGSGGSCGNGCRRPGNGDKSLHDHEDGNEGCVKSVIGSMSEMDPPLPVVKKVALPGADGDEVNIWKRRFNGVTLKSLQIEHQITPT, from the coding sequence ATGGACAAAGGCTCTGAGGATGGAAGTattcaccaccaccaccacctccgtcGCCGTGGCCGCCGTCATATCCAACAGCAAAACATTTTCTTGCCAATGTTTTGCCGATTGTCAATCAAAGATGTAAGACCAAACCAAACCAAAAATCGATCCGATGTCCCTAAACCCGCCACAATCAGTTCCACGGTGCAGCTCAAAAGAAACAAAACAGTCACTGGTTTTCCCTCCGCCGCCGTGGTTACCAGAACTCCAACCAGCAACAACCTCCAAAGCCACAGAAGGAGCACGAAGAAATGCGCTTCCAGTGAATCCCTCGTTCCTAAAGCAACCACCATTACCACCTGCACTACCAACCCCGCCGTCGGCGTCTCCGGCAGCGGAGGGAGCTGTGGAAATGGGTGTAGACGACCCGGAAATGGAGATAAGAGTTTGCATGATCATGAGGATGGTAATGAAGGTTGTGTCAAGTCAGTGATTGGTAGCATGAGTGAAATGGATCCACCGCTGCCGGTGGTGAAGAAGGTGGCGCTTCCGGGAGCCGACGGAGATGAGGTGAACATTTGGAAACGGAGGTTTAATGGGGTGACGTTGAAAAGCTTACAGATTGAACATCAAATTACTCCGACCTAG